The following proteins come from a genomic window of Aequorivita marisscotiae:
- a CDS encoding IS256 family transposase, whose translation MKSTESNLDMEALIKQMGEELRSGKPLTGTGGVFTPLIKKVIESSLEGEMDAHLKQEGKTSKNRRNGRGRKNVLSSSGGLEIFSPRDRNGTFEPQTVKKRQRRLDMDLDKKILSLYGRGMSYRDIQDQLKEMYDVELSVGTLNAITDKILPDILEWQQRPLEGVYPVMWLDAMHFKVREHGKVVTKAVYNILGVNRDGEKQVLGIYFGDNESSSFWRSVLHELKQRGVQDIFVACIDNLSGFGDAVEDIFPQTDVQLCLVHQMRNSIKYASHLDVKPLVKDLKKIYTALNEQAAAQYLVQAEEKWGKKYKVIFRSWNNNWVRLTNFYKYPPALRRVIYTNNPIESYHRMVRKTTKTKGAFTSENAIVKQLYLATVNAQTRWNGTMFAWTSVRRDLVDYFDNRFLTDDTL comes from the coding sequence ATGAAAAGTACAGAAAGTAATTTAGATATGGAAGCTCTCATAAAACAAATGGGCGAAGAGCTTCGATCCGGCAAACCACTTACAGGAACTGGTGGTGTTTTCACTCCATTGATAAAAAAAGTGATAGAATCGAGTCTCGAGGGCGAAATGGATGCCCATCTCAAACAAGAAGGCAAGACATCAAAGAACCGTCGCAATGGGCGGGGGCGAAAAAATGTCCTTAGCTCTTCTGGTGGGCTGGAAATTTTTTCGCCGCGTGACCGCAATGGTACGTTCGAGCCCCAAACAGTAAAAAAGCGACAGCGCAGGCTTGATATGGATCTTGACAAGAAGATTCTGTCCCTTTACGGTCGCGGGATGAGCTACCGTGACATTCAGGACCAGTTAAAGGAAATGTATGATGTTGAGCTGTCCGTAGGCACCCTGAACGCAATAACCGATAAGATACTTCCAGATATATTGGAATGGCAACAACGCCCCTTGGAGGGCGTATATCCAGTAATGTGGCTCGATGCAATGCACTTCAAGGTAAGGGAACACGGAAAAGTTGTTACAAAAGCTGTTTATAATATCTTGGGAGTCAATCGGGACGGAGAGAAACAGGTTCTGGGGATTTATTTTGGTGATAATGAATCCAGTAGTTTTTGGAGAAGTGTCCTTCACGAGCTTAAACAACGTGGTGTCCAGGATATATTTGTAGCCTGTATTGATAACCTAAGCGGTTTTGGCGATGCCGTTGAGGATATCTTTCCCCAGACCGATGTACAGTTATGTCTGGTACACCAAATGCGGAACAGCATAAAATATGCATCCCACCTTGATGTCAAGCCTTTGGTAAAGGATCTGAAAAAGATATACACAGCTCTGAATGAACAAGCGGCCGCTCAATATCTGGTACAAGCTGAGGAAAAATGGGGAAAGAAGTATAAAGTTATTTTTAGAAGTTGGAACAATAACTGGGTCAGACTGACCAATTTTTATAAATACCCGCCAGCACTCAGAAGAGTAATCTATACCAACAATCCCATTGAAAGCTACCACAGAATGGTACGCAAGACAACAAAAACAAAAGGGGCTTTTACATCAGAAAATGCAATTGTAAAACAATTGTATCTTGCAACAGTAAATGCACAGACTAGATGGAATGGAACTATGTTTGCATGGACATCCGTGAGAAGAGACCTCGTAGATTATTTTGATAACAGATTTTTAACCGATGACACACTTTAA
- a CDS encoding Dps family protein, with translation MGYLNLDKKKTTATAKELNVLLADYHLYYQKLRNFHWNVVGKNFFDLHVKFEELYDDAKITIDEIAERILTLRFQPTSNFTDYLKMSNIKESSEDTKDLEMVKILLDDHGKLLKQMRIVVETADKAGDEGTIDMMGGYIGHIEKVSWMLDAWSMKSGDNHPEA, from the coding sequence ATGGGATATTTAAATCTTGATAAAAAGAAAACTACAGCCACTGCAAAAGAGCTTAATGTACTTCTTGCAGATTATCATTTATACTATCAAAAACTTCGAAATTTCCACTGGAATGTAGTGGGGAAAAATTTTTTCGATCTTCATGTTAAGTTCGAGGAATTGTATGACGATGCGAAAATAACAATTGACGAAATTGCGGAGCGAATTCTTACCCTGCGCTTTCAACCCACCAGTAATTTTACAGATTACTTAAAAATGAGCAATATCAAGGAATCTTCTGAAGACACCAAAGATCTGGAAATGGTTAAAATATTACTGGACGATCACGGAAAGCTGCTAAAACAAATGCGTATAGTAGTTGAAACCGCAGATAAGGCCGGAGATGAAGGTACTATTGATATGATGGGTGGCTATATTGGCCATATTGAAAAAGTAAGTTGGATGCTGGATGCCTGGAGCATGAAGAGTGGAGATAACCATCCGGAGGCATAG
- a CDS encoding metallophosphoesterase — protein sequence MIFKKCFFLFSTVFLISSCATYAPQYKDKEAKAVFPSHKKIEKSFYLVGDAGLSPMGGMSDALKTFNQYLKTEKSPGNYTLYLGDNIYPSGMDPEGHPRRKESENMIDAQYKAVKDYQGPTIFLPGNHEWYNNGVVGVAREENYVESLFPDQDAFRPSNGCPLESIAVSETIQLIVIDTQWYLEDWNKNPSINKNCDIKTREKFFLELQLALEKSQNKTVVFAMHHPMFTNGNHGGYFALEKHLYPLQKKIPMPVLASLVVQVRSQGGVSVQDRYNELYNNLMNRLQELVKNNKRLVFVSGHDHNMQYIEKDGLRQIVSGAGAKESYAAIGKDGLFSTGAQGFAVLDVFDDGSSWVRYFVKGENYTPKLLFQKEIIPAPVEPDLSQYREVFPQEYTVPIFKQDSINEALFFKTVWGAKYENAYSQPVTAKVASLDTLYGGLHVIQESKGADYNSLLLADKKGNRYRLRAMGKNALEVSRKIVFNDNKAEFSEEEKIDIPSIKGQSVNFYTASHPYAIMAIPDMARAIGIFYTTPQLFYVPKQKRLGRYNENFGDDLYLISIEPSEKSEGEGLFKYPDDVETTDDILIKLRQTGDVAVDEDNYIKSRLFDMLIGDWDREPGHWRWAEYYNRFQKNVYVPIPNNRDNAFSSFEGNVFDITRSLFNGSLEKHVYSENLTDLEWFNKEGVILDRAILKNSGRGQWKYLAKAIQDSLTDAVIEKAFNQVPPEVQDEALQDIKEKLKQRKAKLVEIADAYYSYFSTLQTIVGTDYDELFQITRLPDGKTQVQSFTVINGKKSDTLINRTYSHKDTRELWIYGLGGNDTFEVNNEADDLIFVRLIGGHGEDVYTLNAGRRVKVYDYQDAPTEITQKNGGSLRFTNVYNLNTYDYRKQIERSQGLLSAIGFNPDDGFRAAMQYAYRVDSYTRNPFSQKHQINAAYFTDINSFEISYSGEFANIKDDLNLSFGARFTSPNFTRNFFGFGNETTNPQKTKGYEYNRIEVQHISGNIGLLRNSNFGSFFKLQTTFDAYQVNNSPSNFIATVNLQNKGKTSYYGTLEGIYNYRSFDDPLNPTVGLMFDLNLGLTDNLEAMDNLFGYLKTRLGFYNSLIRNRTLVLKTNLKYEYNIGEKYQFYQAANLGGNNGLRGYREQRFTGKSFLVGSADLRYSLPKFKIGLIPFQVGIYGGADLGRVWLADVRSEKWHNSRGGGLWINGSGGLNANLSLFNSTEGSRLTFGLGFDF from the coding sequence ATGATTTTTAAAAAATGCTTTTTTCTATTTTCAACGGTTTTCCTCATTTCTTCCTGTGCTACCTATGCCCCGCAGTATAAGGATAAAGAGGCAAAAGCGGTATTTCCTTCACATAAAAAAATAGAGAAATCCTTTTACCTCGTGGGCGATGCCGGCCTTTCCCCTATGGGAGGCATGAGCGATGCCCTTAAAACCTTTAACCAATATCTAAAAACCGAAAAATCCCCCGGCAACTACACCCTCTATCTAGGCGATAATATATACCCTTCCGGGATGGATCCCGAAGGGCACCCCCGCCGTAAGGAATCTGAAAATATGATAGACGCCCAATATAAAGCGGTAAAGGACTATCAAGGGCCAACCATTTTTTTACCCGGAAATCACGAGTGGTATAACAATGGGGTAGTAGGGGTAGCGCGCGAAGAAAATTATGTGGAGTCGCTTTTTCCCGACCAAGATGCCTTTAGGCCCAGCAATGGCTGTCCGCTGGAAAGCATCGCCGTTTCCGAAACCATTCAATTAATTGTAATAGACACCCAATGGTATCTGGAAGACTGGAACAAAAATCCGAGCATCAATAAAAACTGCGACATAAAAACTCGCGAAAAGTTCTTTTTGGAACTGCAACTGGCGCTGGAGAAAAGTCAAAATAAAACGGTGGTCTTCGCCATGCACCACCCCATGTTTACCAACGGGAACCACGGCGGCTATTTTGCTCTGGAAAAACATCTATACCCCCTGCAAAAAAAAATCCCTATGCCTGTATTGGCATCTTTGGTAGTACAAGTGCGCTCCCAAGGTGGAGTCTCGGTACAAGATAGGTATAACGAGCTGTACAACAACCTGATGAACCGCTTACAGGAATTGGTTAAAAACAACAAACGCTTGGTGTTTGTTTCCGGCCACGACCACAACATGCAGTATATTGAAAAAGATGGCCTACGGCAGATTGTTTCAGGTGCAGGGGCAAAGGAATCCTATGCCGCCATCGGGAAAGATGGCCTCTTTAGCACCGGCGCCCAAGGCTTTGCCGTTTTGGATGTTTTTGACGATGGCTCTTCTTGGGTGCGCTATTTCGTAAAAGGTGAAAACTATACCCCAAAATTGCTGTTTCAAAAGGAAATAATTCCGGCGCCCGTTGAACCCGACCTCTCCCAATACCGCGAAGTATTTCCGCAGGAATATACCGTCCCCATTTTTAAACAGGACAGTATAAACGAAGCCCTGTTCTTTAAAACCGTTTGGGGCGCAAAATACGAAAATGCCTACTCCCAGCCAGTAACCGCAAAAGTGGCATCCTTAGACACCCTCTATGGCGGCCTGCACGTAATTCAGGAGAGCAAGGGTGCCGATTACAATTCCCTTCTTTTGGCCGACAAAAAGGGCAACAGATATCGCCTTCGTGCCATGGGTAAAAACGCTTTGGAGGTATCGCGAAAAATAGTGTTTAACGACAATAAAGCCGAATTTTCAGAAGAAGAAAAAATTGACATCCCGTCAATTAAAGGGCAGAGCGTCAACTTTTACACCGCCTCCCATCCCTATGCTATTATGGCAATTCCCGATATGGCCCGCGCCATAGGGATTTTTTATACTACCCCCCAATTGTTTTATGTACCCAAACAAAAAAGATTGGGCCGCTACAACGAAAATTTTGGCGACGACCTGTATTTAATATCTATTGAACCTTCAGAAAAAAGTGAAGGGGAGGGCCTGTTTAAATACCCCGACGATGTTGAAACTACAGACGATATTTTAATCAAACTCCGCCAAACAGGCGATGTGGCGGTTGATGAAGATAACTATATTAAATCCCGACTTTTTGATATGCTTATAGGCGATTGGGATCGCGAACCGGGACATTGGCGCTGGGCAGAATACTACAACCGCTTTCAAAAAAACGTATATGTCCCCATCCCCAATAATCGCGACAATGCCTTCTCAAGCTTTGAGGGCAACGTTTTCGATATTACCCGTTCCCTCTTTAACGGTAGCCTCGAAAAACACGTCTATAGCGAAAATTTAACCGACCTGGAATGGTTTAATAAGGAAGGGGTAATATTAGATAGGGCTATACTAAAAAATTCAGGCCGCGGCCAATGGAAGTATTTGGCAAAAGCCATACAAGATAGCCTTACCGATGCTGTTATTGAAAAAGCCTTTAACCAAGTGCCCCCGGAAGTACAGGACGAAGCCTTACAGGATATTAAAGAGAAACTAAAACAGCGAAAGGCCAAGCTCGTAGAAATTGCCGATGCCTACTACAGCTATTTCTCCACCCTACAAACCATTGTAGGCACAGATTACGATGAGTTATTCCAAATTACCCGCCTTCCCGATGGTAAAACTCAGGTGCAAAGCTTTACCGTCATCAACGGCAAAAAGTCCGATACCCTAATAAATCGAACCTATTCCCATAAGGACACGCGGGAGTTATGGATTTATGGCCTGGGGGGCAACGATACTTTTGAAGTAAATAACGAAGCCGATGATTTAATCTTTGTCCGGCTTATTGGAGGCCATGGCGAGGATGTTTATACCTTAAACGCGGGTAGGAGGGTAAAGGTGTACGATTATCAGGACGCCCCCACTGAGATTACCCAAAAAAATGGGGGTAGCCTGCGGTTTACAAATGTGTACAACCTAAACACTTACGATTATAGAAAACAAATAGAGCGCTCCCAAGGGCTCCTCTCCGCAATCGGCTTTAATCCGGACGATGGCTTTCGGGCGGCAATGCAATACGCCTATCGGGTAGATAGCTATACCCGCAACCCCTTTTCACAAAAGCACCAAATTAACGCGGCCTATTTTACCGATATAAATAGTTTTGAAATTTCCTATTCAGGCGAATTCGCCAATATAAAAGACGACTTAAACCTAAGTTTCGGCGCTCGGTTTACCAGTCCTAATTTTACAAGGAACTTCTTTGGCTTCGGCAACGAAACCACCAACCCCCAAAAAACAAAAGGATATGAATACAATAGGATAGAAGTACAACATATCTCCGGAAATATTGGCCTGCTTCGCAATAGTAACTTCGGTAGTTTTTTCAAACTGCAAACTACCTTCGATGCGTATCAGGTAAACAATTCCCCCTCAAATTTTATCGCTACCGTAAACCTTCAAAACAAAGGTAAAACCAGTTATTACGGCACCTTGGAAGGAATTTACAACTACCGCAGTTTCGACGATCCCCTCAACCCCACCGTAGGCCTGATGTTCGATCTTAATTTGGGTTTAACAGACAATTTGGAAGCTATGGATAATCTATTCGGCTATCTAAAAACGCGCCTTGGGTTTTACAATAGTTTAATACGAAATAGAACCTTGGTTTTAAAAACCAACCTCAAATACGAATATAATATAGGCGAAAAATACCAGTTTTATCAAGCCGCTAACCTAGGGGGGAACAACGGCTTACGCGGCTATCGCGAACAGCGGTTTACGGGCAAGTCGTTCTTGGTAGGAAGCGCCGATCTGCGCTACAGCCTCCCCAAGTTCAAAATCGGCCTTATCCCTTTCCAAGTCGGAATTTATGGAGGCGCCGATTTAGGCAGGGTGTGGCTGGCAGACGTCCGTTCCGAAAAGTGGCATAACTCCCGCGGCGGCGGCCTATGGATCAACGGCTCCGGCGGCCTAAACGCCAACCTAAGCCTCTTCAACTCCACCGAAGGCAGTAGATTAACCTTCGGCCTAGGCTTCGATTTCTAA
- the wecB gene encoding non-hydrolyzing UDP-N-acetylglucosamine 2-epimerase produces the protein MKKVLIVFGTRPEAIKMAPLVKEFEKYPVDFDTRVCVTAQHREMLDQVLRFFDINPQYDLDLMKPGQDLYGLTAAIITELKPVLENFKPDYVFVHGDTTTTMASSIAGFYSGAKVCHIEAGLRTHNKYAPFPEEINRQITGRVTDYHFAPTNASRENLLKENIDTKTIIVTGNTVIDALLQSVEKVKQEPSDLVKQLDNDLSGADLLLVTGHRRENHGDGFIRICEALKTIALERPSVQIVYPVHLNPKVLEPVNRILGDIKNIKLIEPLAYHDFIWMMDRAKIIITDSGGVQEEAPSLGKPVLVMRETTERPEAVEAGTVILVGTDTDKIIQETFALLDDDTHFKEMSSRHNPYGDGKACGRIVEFMKELELVKNFK, from the coding sequence ATGAAAAAAGTACTTATTGTATTTGGTACCAGACCTGAAGCAATTAAAATGGCTCCGCTGGTAAAGGAATTTGAAAAATACCCAGTTGACTTTGATACTCGTGTTTGCGTTACGGCGCAACACCGTGAAATGCTTGATCAAGTGTTACGTTTTTTTGATATCAACCCACAATATGATCTAGATTTAATGAAACCAGGCCAGGATTTATATGGTCTAACTGCTGCAATTATTACAGAATTAAAGCCGGTATTAGAGAACTTCAAGCCTGATTATGTTTTCGTACACGGCGATACCACAACCACCATGGCATCAAGTATTGCAGGCTTTTATAGTGGGGCTAAAGTTTGTCACATTGAGGCTGGTCTTCGTACTCATAACAAGTATGCGCCATTTCCAGAGGAAATAAACAGACAAATTACAGGACGGGTAACAGATTATCATTTTGCACCTACTAATGCCTCGCGAGAAAATTTATTAAAAGAAAATATAGATACAAAAACCATAATAGTTACTGGTAATACCGTCATCGATGCCCTATTGCAAAGTGTTGAAAAAGTAAAGCAAGAGCCGAGCGACTTAGTGAAACAATTGGATAACGATTTAAGCGGAGCTGATTTGTTATTGGTTACAGGCCACAGACGTGAAAACCATGGAGACGGATTTATTCGTATTTGTGAAGCTTTAAAAACCATCGCTTTAGAGCGCCCATCAGTTCAAATAGTGTATCCTGTACATTTAAATCCAAAGGTATTGGAGCCAGTAAACCGTATCTTGGGCGATATTAAAAACATCAAACTTATAGAACCTTTGGCATACCACGATTTTATATGGATGATGGACCGTGCCAAGATTATAATCACTGATAGTGGTGGCGTTCAAGAAGAGGCCCCAAGCCTAGGAAAACCAGTATTAGTAATGCGCGAAACCACAGAACGGCCCGAGGCAGTAGAGGCAGGAACGGTAATTTTGGTAGGTACAGACACAGATAAAATAATACAGGAAACATTTGCACTGCTAGATGATGACACCCATTTCAAAGAAATGAGCAGCCGGCATAACCCCTATGGAGATGGAAAGGCCTGTGGAAGAATAGTGGAGTTTATGAAGGAATTGGAATTAGTAAAAAATTTTAAATAA
- a CDS encoding SDR family oxidoreductase: MNLEQFSILKDKRILVTGGAGFIGSNLCEVLLKLDAKVTCLDNLSTGYYHNIQPFLGNSNFTFIEGDIRDLDTCQKACANQYFILHQAALGSVPRSIEDPITTNDVNVSGFLNMLVAARDAGVKRFIYAASSSTYGDSEALPKLEDVIGKPISPYAITKYVNELYANIFHTTYGLDTIGLRYFNVFGRRQDPNGAYAAVIPLFVKQFMDHESPLINGDGSYSRDFTYIDNVIQMNLLAITTENQAALNQIFNTAVGDKTDLLQLTEILKKHLTTFDPSISKVEIKFGPNRKGDIPHSLASVEKAKKLLKYEPTHAIDAGIEEAVEWYWSNLK, translated from the coding sequence GTGAATTTAGAACAGTTCAGCATATTAAAAGATAAAAGGATTCTAGTCACTGGGGGTGCGGGGTTTATTGGTTCTAACCTTTGTGAAGTACTTTTAAAATTAGACGCAAAAGTAACTTGTCTTGATAATTTATCAACGGGATACTATCATAACATCCAACCTTTTTTAGGAAATTCTAATTTCACTTTCATAGAGGGCGATATTCGCGATTTAGACACTTGTCAAAAAGCCTGTGCTAATCAATATTTTATACTACACCAAGCAGCTTTAGGCTCGGTTCCAAGATCTATTGAAGATCCCATTACAACGAACGATGTGAATGTAAGTGGATTTTTAAATATGTTGGTTGCTGCTCGCGATGCAGGCGTAAAACGTTTTATATATGCCGCCAGTAGTTCAACTTATGGCGATAGTGAAGCTTTGCCTAAGCTTGAGGATGTCATTGGGAAGCCTATATCACCTTATGCTATTACAAAATATGTAAATGAGCTATATGCTAACATTTTTCATACTACCTACGGTTTAGATACTATCGGGCTAAGATACTTTAATGTCTTTGGCAGACGCCAAGATCCCAATGGTGCTTATGCGGCCGTAATTCCGCTGTTCGTTAAACAGTTTATGGATCACGAAAGTCCGCTTATTAACGGCGATGGTAGCTATTCTCGTGATTTTACCTATATTGATAATGTGATACAAATGAACCTATTGGCTATTACTACAGAAAACCAAGCGGCATTAAACCAAATATTCAATACAGCGGTTGGTGATAAAACAGACTTGCTACAACTTACTGAAATACTAAAAAAACATTTGACTACCTTTGACCCTTCAATTTCGAAAGTTGAAATTAAATTTGGACCCAATCGTAAAGGAGATATTCCACATTCATTGGCGTCTGTTGAAAAGGCGAAAAAACTATTGAAATATGAGCCTACCCATGCTATTGATGCTGGGATTGAAGAGGCAGTAGAGTGGTATTGGAGTAATTTGAAATAG
- a CDS encoding nucleotide sugar dehydrogenase, whose amino-acid sequence MEVLNTNSKTSPADNFIDNTIKIGVIGLGYVGLPVARLFATKYPVVGFDINRNRIEELQNGHDSTLEVEDAILQKVLLKSNTLVELPVTDSTIEQEVKVQNGLFCTTDLLDIQACNYYIVTVPTPVDKNNRPDLTPLYKASETVGKVLKSGDTVIYESTVYPGVTEDECVPVLEKVSGLKFNEDFFVGYSPERINPGDKEHTVDKILKITAGSTPEAAEKINKLYASVITGGTYMAPSIKVAEAAKVIENAQRDLNIAFVNELAKIFNPLEINTKDVLEAAGTKWNFLPFKPGLVGGHCIGVDPYYLAQKAQEVGYHPDIILAGRRINDSMGSYVASQVIKLMLARDVKVKGAKILMLGITFKENCPDVRNTQVVNVVRELESYGIAVTIYDPLASPEQVQQEYKLETIQKLPEEKFEAIVLAVAHKQFLSIDLNNLKAKKSIVYDVKGVLEQADGRL is encoded by the coding sequence ATGGAAGTTTTAAATACGAATTCGAAAACTTCTCCTGCAGATAATTTTATAGATAATACTATTAAAATTGGGGTTATCGGTTTAGGATATGTAGGCTTACCTGTAGCGCGACTTTTTGCCACTAAATACCCCGTTGTTGGATTCGATATCAATAGAAATAGAATAGAAGAATTGCAAAACGGCCATGATAGCACGCTTGAAGTGGAAGATGCTATTCTCCAAAAAGTACTACTAAAATCGAATACCCTAGTGGAGTTACCTGTTACCGATTCAACTATTGAACAAGAGGTAAAAGTGCAAAACGGACTCTTCTGTACCACAGATTTATTAGATATTCAGGCTTGTAACTATTATATAGTAACTGTTCCTACACCTGTAGATAAGAACAACCGCCCCGATTTAACGCCATTATATAAAGCGAGTGAAACCGTTGGCAAAGTGCTTAAATCAGGTGATACGGTAATTTATGAATCTACCGTCTATCCAGGGGTTACGGAAGATGAATGTGTGCCGGTATTGGAAAAGGTTAGCGGCCTTAAATTTAACGAGGACTTCTTTGTAGGCTATTCCCCTGAACGTATTAATCCAGGAGACAAGGAGCATACGGTAGATAAAATTCTAAAGATAACAGCCGGCTCTACTCCAGAAGCTGCAGAAAAAATTAATAAGTTATATGCCTCGGTAATTACAGGAGGTACCTATATGGCGCCCAGTATAAAAGTGGCGGAAGCCGCTAAGGTTATTGAAAATGCGCAACGTGATTTAAATATTGCATTTGTAAATGAGCTTGCTAAAATTTTTAATCCCTTAGAAATAAATACTAAAGATGTATTGGAAGCAGCAGGTACTAAATGGAATTTCTTACCCTTTAAACCCGGATTAGTAGGAGGGCATTGTATAGGAGTTGATCCATATTACTTAGCGCAGAAAGCACAAGAAGTTGGGTATCACCCAGATATCATCTTGGCTGGACGCCGTATAAATGACTCTATGGGGAGTTATGTGGCATCACAAGTAATAAAACTTATGTTGGCTAGGGATGTAAAAGTTAAAGGAGCGAAAATATTGATGTTGGGCATCACCTTTAAAGAAAATTGCCCTGACGTTCGAAATACCCAAGTAGTTAATGTTGTTCGAGAACTAGAAAGCTATGGAATAGCAGTAACTATTTACGATCCGTTAGCATCCCCAGAGCAAGTACAACAGGAATACAAATTAGAGACAATTCAAAAACTTCCTGAAGAAAAATTTGAAGCCATCGTTCTAGCAGTTGCGCATAAACAGTTTCTATCTATTGACCTTAATAATCTTAAAGCGAAGAAATCGATTGTGTACGATGTAAAGGGTGTTTTAGAACAAGCAGATGGACGTTTATAG
- the cysQ gene encoding 3'(2'),5'-bisphosphate nucleotidase CysQ has protein sequence MTKNLSIAIQAALNAGAEILKIYQTNFEVELKNDNSPLTIADKTANEVIMDFLRPTNIPIISEENKQQPYEVRKHWQQCWIVDPLDGTKEFIKRNGEFTVNIALIENGSPILGVIYIPVSKTLYFTSAEKPTSKKIVLTSTNTSVETILQTATAIQPAKPTSKIIIATSRSHLNQATKNYIATINAKREVEVIARGSSLKFCLIAEGLAHIYPRFAPTMEWDTAAGQAICNAVGVRVIDITTAKPMQYNKPNLLNNNFMVSTV, from the coding sequence ATGACAAAAAACCTTTCCATTGCCATTCAAGCCGCCTTAAACGCAGGGGCCGAAATACTTAAAATTTATCAGACCAATTTCGAAGTAGAACTCAAAAACGATAATTCCCCCTTAACCATAGCCGATAAAACGGCCAATGAGGTTATAATGGATTTTTTAAGACCGACCAATATTCCCATTATCAGCGAAGAAAATAAACAACAGCCATATGAGGTGCGAAAACATTGGCAGCAATGTTGGATTGTAGATCCGTTAGATGGCACTAAGGAATTTATAAAACGCAATGGCGAATTCACCGTTAATATAGCCCTAATAGAAAATGGCAGTCCCATTCTTGGAGTCATCTATATTCCCGTAAGCAAGACCTTGTATTTTACTTCCGCAGAAAAACCGACTTCCAAAAAGATCGTACTCACTTCTACAAATACTTCTGTTGAAACAATTTTGCAAACGGCTACAGCTATCCAACCCGCCAAACCTACCTCCAAAATAATAATTGCCACTAGCAGATCGCATTTAAACCAAGCGACAAAAAACTATATAGCAACCATTAATGCCAAACGTGAGGTTGAGGTTATAGCCAGGGGCAGTTCCTTAAAATTCTGTCTAATAGCCGAAGGCCTGGCGCATATTTATCCGCGTTTTGCGCCAACTATGGAATGGGATACCGCCGCAGGACAGGCTATTTGTAATGCGGTAGGGGTAAGGGTTATAGATATAACCACCGCCAAACCCATGCAGTACAACAAGCCCAATTTGTTAAACAATAATTTTATGGTAAGTACGGTCTAA